In Papaver somniferum cultivar HN1 chromosome 9, ASM357369v1, whole genome shotgun sequence, the genomic stretch tgaatgctcaatgattcatgggtcgaacatgtttgttgagacgtatagttctttgaatgatgttgacattgcgTATATTAGCAAAGACTGTAAATTCGATGATTAGGCATCGATTCGAtgaatagttggatcaatattcgagcaactgagcaagtattgctcaattcgacgaattactgataaattactgaatattgatagttggatcaatattcgagcaactgagcaagtattgctcaattcgatgaattgtttattggtgacgtgatccaataaaatattaattaaaatactggtagactaccgaatattatataattaattcagattttgattgctggatcaacataaatttattagtgtttgaacttgctcataatgatgatttgtggagcgtttgttcaaaaccctaatttttgatcgattgttcgtcaattgatgaattgcagaaaataggtcatgagtgagggagggaccgaccacatgggataatggacgaccatgtgatgCCTAATTGctagagtgagcgtgcaccagggttctgagttgacccattggtgaaagaatgatgattaaatgccggtttcatcatttattgaaatagtactcgattgagcattaggtaataaaacctaatttatggagaagtgagagaccaaccaagagggcataaaaccgtcccttggtggttgtgggaccagctgatggtcgtttgagcaaattccaagttggttggaaagagtttggacccaatatgagcaatcgagcaaattaggccaaaattataagaatgtgtgggatcggctccttgcaagccttaggtccGACCTTGgccagtcaaggaagcatgcccgtgtcaccataatccccatgtctcagtcctgagagcttcggtattttctgatgtgcgtttgagcaatatgttggattttcagaagagattgatctttgattgaaattcttgattttgctcgaattagcaaagtagaactttgctcgtttcatcaattattgagaatattaaaataatgatattttaatatttttcgtgaatagcctagtcggtcatgtgaccatttgacttttttgctttttcatggtttgagcaatatttgagaaaatatgaagaaaccatgattttttctcaaactgaggagtttcatgagatgaggaaaataataattatgaaagactagggattgtaaggtgtgggaccggccacggctagggcatggccggccggctaggcttCCCGGTCCCGcaatacctttccctatttttattatttttcatgaaaaaaccgtgaaaatatggagaaaccatgaattttgctcaaacaaagaaaattgctagaatgaaggagttttcatgacttcatgaaaataataaaatattttaaaataaaaaaaaagacgtGGGGACTAGCAAACACACAAAAAGGTAGATTCCAAGATCAACTTAAGGAAGACCCCATTAGGAGAAGATTATTACTCCTACAAACATTAAATAAATTGTTAAATTAAACATGAAAATGCAAGAGTGGACATAATGCAGATGTAGAAATGCAAAGAAACATGAGGGATCGATGCATAGATTATAATGCAGCGGGACACAACCAAAATGCCAGAGTTAAAATCAGAGTAATCATCGTCTTCAAATCATGAAGAAGAGAAATTAAAATTTTGAATCAACATTAGATAGTCCAAGAATCTTGAGACGAATTCCTTCCAATCCATTACCCCTTGTTAGCTAAGGTGAGACCCAAGTGGGATGACTACTAGCTACACATTAGATTTGTAGAAGGAATTGAAggggaagaggatgaagaaaaatAGCCGTTAGAAGAGTAGAGAGAAGAGAGCGTTAGATGGACCTTGTATCGAGCGTTGGATGCATCGATGTTTCCATATTTTATCTTTTTTGCTTGATGACACATTTTATTAATTGAAAGGCAAAATCATTACAAATTACAAAGTGTGagaccaaaagaaaaacaaattacaaAGCCCAAATGACCAGGCCCAAGTTTTCCTTAACCAAGCAAATCTGTAATAAACAGTGCTAGGTATTTCTATGCGCTTTAAAAACAAAGGTCTTCCTGTGTGTAGAACTCTATCTCCTGCATTCAATTCTGCATCCTTTTTAGCCAAAGAATATGCAGAAAAATTAATCTCATGATAGCAGTGTTCAAAAATTATATCTTCCATTTGCCTTATAGCATTTCTTCATCTTGTTTTTGTGAACCAAGGAACCATTCCTGTGCTAAACTCATTGATAATTGACTTAGAGTCAGACCTGATGATTAATCTTGTAGCATTTAAGAGAATAGCCCATTCAACAACACATAACACATCAAAGCATTCAGCTATATAATTGGTTGTGATTCCTAACCCACCTGACAAAGTGCCAATAGTGTTGCAATGTTCATCCCTGACCTATGATGCACCGATACTGATACGGTGATACTAACACCGAAATTTGTCAATTTTCATAAAATGGGGATACTGGATACGGTGGGATACTtggatttattaaaaaaatatttaatataataataattcattctattaaaaaatcataaaataaaaaaatccgaTAGATACTATTTTGAATATTAAAGTGAGCAAACATTAAATTTTCAGCATTTTAGGTTTCAGTCTTACTTATGTTAATTGAATGGATAAAATTATATGTACTCTGAATTCTCTCTAAATAACATGAAGAACATGACTTCCCAATAAGCCTTAAAACTAGATTTTTCTAGCACCCTTTTTTTATTTCTGAAGCACCATCAAATAAATACCAAGTCTTTTTTCTTTATAGTCAATAAGTTATCAAGTTTAGATATAATCATTCAATATGTTCATGAGTACAAATATCTACAAAAATTTAGATTTAATGTATAAATTTATAGATATATAGATTTTGTATGAAAAAATAAATGTTAGATTATAGGAAGTATCCCCTCATAGAGTATCTGAGAGGTATCCCAGAGTATCCCCTACCCTTTTTGTAATTAAAAAAGGTGACACTTTAAATGGAGTATCCGATACGTATCCTCAGGTATCCGATACTGATACGGCACCGATACGGATGCGTCACCAATTTTGAAGTATCCGTGCTTCATAGTCCCTGACTATGATGCCAAATCCTGCATTTCTTGGGTTTCCAAATGAAGACCCATCACAGCAAAAGAGCAAATAACCATGTTTTGGAGGGCTCCAATGACAAGCTTTGATGCAACTGTATTTAGAAAATCTTATACCCAACTTGAAAAATTCAATAATTTGCTGATCATAAGCTTGTCCCCATCTTGAACCCTTCATTTTGCAGCCACCCTCATGTACTAATTTCCATATTCTACACTTGAAACTGTTTAGATCAGGTTCAACTTCTTCAAaaagttttttatttctttggaaCCAAAGTTCTTTCATGGTTGCACAAGCTGCAGTCATCCAGATTTCCTTAACTAAAGGACTATTTCTCTGAGCTGCTTTACAAATATCTTCAAAAGATGTTGGCTTAGAGAAATCAAAGATAGAGCATATCCAAGACCAGATCTGCACACTGAAAttacagttccaaagggtatggTTCATACAATCTTGTTCTTCCTTGCAAACACAACATCTGGAAACCATTTCAAGCCCATTCTTTCTCATTATGTCATCATCAACATAGATTTTAGGTTGAAGTTTCCAAATGTTACTGGCTATAGTTGGGTGTAAGAAAGATTTCCATATAAATGATTGCCAGGGCACTTTAGGTGTTCTTAGTCTAATTTTTTCTACAACAGAAGAAGTTGAAAAAATACCTTTGATATTGCCACTCCATATCATAATATCATTTTCTCCACTGACTTCAGGAAGAGAAGAGCTGTTGAAGTAGTGCAGTAACTCATCTGGGATATTCCATGCTCTTCCATCCAACAGATCTTTAACCTTCATGTTGATATTTGCTTTGACAAAATTAGTGAGACCAATATCATCAATTATGGGACTATTTTCATACCAAGTGTCAAACCATATTGAGATGCTTGAACCATCACCTACACACCATCTGATGTCACTTTTTAACTTTGCCATGCCCATCTAAAACCAGACCAAACAGTGGATTTCTTCTAATTGAAACACCATTGACCATTTTTATCAGTAAATTTAGCTAAGAAGAACAAAGCCCATTCATCCTTGGAATTCATTATTTGCAACAACATTTTCATTAAGAGAGCCTTATTCACAGTTTCAAGTCTTCTTATTCCTAGACCTCCTTTCACTTAGTGGAGTACATACCTTCTTCCATGATAAAGTTTTAAATTTTCTCACTTCACTATCTCCAGACCACAAGAAATTCCTCATAATTTTCTCACAAATTTTGATCACAGAAGTAGGCCATCTGTATATTGCCATATTATACAAAGGAACACTGCAAAGAACCGATTTAATCAGAACAAGCCTATCTTGAAATGAGAATAACCTCCCTTTCCAAGCTGCCAATTTACTCTGAAATATTTCAACCAAATGCCACACCATTGAAGATTTGACTCTTCCTGGAGCAATAATtataccaagatatttatcagGGAATTTTGTAATTTCCATAttaattctctcaccaatttgaTGCTTTTTTCCTTCACAAACACCATCCACAAAgcattttctttttagtttgtttATTACTTGGCCAGAGCTGGATTGGTACCTGTCAAGTAGTGACATTAAGTTATCTAAACTTTTTTTAGCACCATTGCAGAAGAtaaaaacatcatctgcaaaaaacatatGAGTTGGATGAATGCCTCTTCTAATAACCATTGGAGTTAACTTGCCAGATTCCACCAACTGAGTAATATTTCTGCTAAGAACATCCTCCATAAGAACAAATAATAGAGGCGATAGTGGATCACCTTGCTTCAAACCCCTTCTAACAGAGAAAAAACCACAAGGACCACTATTGATCAAAATAGAGATTTTAGTAGATTGAAGTAAAGTTAATATCCAATTGcaccaagaagatgaaaatccATATTTAAGAAGAACTTTAGTGAGAAATGCCCAACCGATAGAGTCATATGCTTGAGATATGTCTAGTTTGAGACCTACATTTCcacctcttcttttctttttcatttcattaactAGCTCGAATGCAAGAAGAACTTGTTCATGTATACTTCTACCCTTAACATATGCAGCTTGTTGAGGAGATATAAGCTTTCCCATGACACTACTTAATCTTGTTGTAATAATTTTGGTGAAAATTTTATTGCTTAATCCAATGGGCCTGAATTGACTTGTTGTTTTTGCTCTTTGAACTTTTGGGAGTAAGACCAAAAAATTGGAATTTAAGCCCTTGGGAATGAATTTTCTGTCCCAGCAAAACTGAATGAATTTGATGAAGTCCTCTTGAATGATATGCCAAGGTGAACTTTCTGGATCCATATCAAAAATTGTGTTTTTAATTTCTTCAGCAGAAGGAGTTGCTTCCAACATGTCTTGGTCTTCATTAGTGATTGCCTGAGGGATGACATCCAATAAACTATCATCTATGCAAACATCCTTAAATTCAAACTTCTTTACAAAGAATTGAACCAGCTCATCAGCTATTTTATTTTGATCTGAAATAATGTTACCATTTGAATCTTCAATCTCACTGATTTGATTTCTAGCTTTCCTAATTTTTAGATTAGCATGGAAGAAACCACTATTGGCTGCACCCTCTTTAATCCACTTAGTTCTAGATTTTTGTTTCAATAATGTACTTTCTTGAACTTCTCTGCTAGAATATTCATTTTGAGCTTCCACTAGAGAATTGAAAGCATTGTCATCAAAAGGatttgcatctgaaaatattttgCTTCTTTCACCTTTTCTTCAGCTTCTTTAATCTTCACTTGGACATTCCCAAAGACATTCCAGTTCCAATCATTTATAACTTTTTCagcttttttaatttttgtaagaaTACAAATGCAGGATCACCAGGCACATCCTCCAGCCAACATTCAGAAACCACTTGAAGGAAGTTAAGATGAGATATCCACATTTTTTGAAACTTCTTTGGTGCATTTTTTGGCTTGGGAATGTTTGCACAGCCTCCAAGAAGAGGAGCATGATCAGAAACCATTCTCAGACCAACTTTGTAACCCCAGTCACTATAACTTTGAAGCCATTGTTGATTAAATACAACTCTATCCAAGTTACAGAGAATTCTATTCCTTCCATGTTGACAATTAGACCATGAATGTTGTAAACCAGTTCTGGGAGCTTGAATCAGTTCACAATTATTTAAGCAATTAATGAAATCCAACATTGCAGTTTTATTAGGACTTCTGCAACCAACTTTCTCATCTAGAGAAGTTACTGCATTAAAGTCACCCAAGACAATCCAAGGTTTATTTAGCTCATTAATAAGTTACATTTACGACCACATAAATCTTCTCTGAGTAACTCCAACATGTGTATGAACACCAGATACCAAAACATCTCCAATACTGACAGTTATCATCTGGCTAAACATTGATACCACTTGAGGAGTAGCAATATTTTTTTCCAAAACAACCATATATTGCTCtttttattagaagaagaagaattatgaattaccattTTTTTCCATCCCAGGTAAGTTCAATTTATTACAGAATGAAGCACTACAGAATACTTTTGGCTCAGCAATCCAAAATAAAGAAGGACTAAATTGATTAACTAAAGACCACAACTTATCTTGAGCTCTAGATCTTCTAAATCCCCTAATATTCCAATATAAAATCTTCATTTATTGGATTGAGGGTGTTTGGTACCCCCTTTCCCTGGATTTTTTTCTGAAATTATACTTAGTGTTGGTTGGCACTTGCTTAATAACTGTGTGTTGCTCAGGTGACCCTTTGGATGTAGAAGTACTTGGAATGGATGGATTTTTACCTAAAGAGGACACAATTTCTTTTTCCACTACATTAGCCCATGATGTAACATGGATACTCTCATCTGTGACTTTCCCTGTGGTTCCATTAACATATTTCACCACACTATTTTGCAAAGCATTGTCTTCTGTGAGTTTCAAAAATTTTGGTACTTCCATAATAACTGATTCTTCCACTAATTTTTCATTAATGCTCTTAGTATTTAGAGGGCAAAATCTTCCAGTATCTGGAATTTGTTCTCCTTGAGTTTCTGCTACCATATTGGTTGGCTGAATGGAATGAATAACAGAGTCTTCCACAATGGTTTCTGAAGTATCACATATATCAAATGGAATAAGGTTATCATTTTTAGTACCTTGATTCTTTGCTGGAGCTTGTGTAGCAGTCTGCTTTTTAGCTTTACGCTTATGCTCCTCCACTCTGCATTCAGTAACTAAGTGACCAACAATCTTGCAGGATGAGCAAAATTTAGGACACTCTGGAATTAATACATCTTGATAAAAACCACCAAACTTAGTTCCAATCCATATTTTATTTGGAATTGACTCAGCAAAATCCATTTCAACCAATACATTAGCATAATATCCAACTTCACAGTTAATGGTTGCATTATCAACTTTAATTGGTGTACCCAGTTCTCTGCAGAttgtaaataaaaaaatttcctTCCAAAATTCTAGACTAAGACCAGGGAATCTCACCCACACCATTGCTTTAGGTGTTCTTTGACTTGAAGGTCGAAAATTCGAAATCCAATGTCTAACCCTCAAAATTTGTTTAGAAACCTCCCAAACACCAGATTTGATGTAGTTACGATCGACTTCATTATCGAGATTGATAGTGAAGAAACCCCTTCCAAGAGGAATCAGTTTACAATCACCTACCAATTTCCATTGTTTCTTCAAAGTTGTTGTTGCTTCATTAAATTTGATTTGTTGTAAATTTAGTCTACCAATAGGATAAAACTTCCAACGATTGACAACTTCTTCAAAAATATCATCAGGTAATTCGATTGATGGTATTTGTTTTTTTACCAAAACCTAGGTTTACAAAATTAGTTTCATCAAGTGAAGTGGTTTTAAGACTTGACTCAATGGTAAACCACTGGAATTAATGAATCCTAGATATGAATGATTGAAACAAGTGAAGATTTCAGGACAAACACCTGAATTAATGAAGATTTGAACGAAAAATCACCTGAATTACTGAAGATTTGGACGCAGAGATCGagattgaaaaaacaaaaaagtcGACGAGTCAGTCGCCCGATTTGCAGAACGCAACTCAGCCCTTGGTGATAAATTGTGAGCTAATGTATGAAGGAATTGAAGATCTAACGTTTCCATATTTGCCACATAATAATTGTGGCTAAAAGGATACTCTTTTCCTTTTTAAAAGAGACTATGCTTTAATCCTGACTCCAAGATTTGATCCAGCAAGATTTGATCCAACTTTGCAGCAACTGAAATTCTGTTGAGAGCACATTGCTTCTGGAAGGAAGGATGGTGAACCATATAACTTTAGTAAGATCACATTGTATCAGGATATGGGTATCTGTTTCTGGAGCTTGCTTGCATACAAGACAAGAATAGTCCTCTAACTGGATATGTCTTCCAAAGTATAttctgataaataaatctgtatcccacataaAAGTATATTCTGATAAATAAGAGTTGCTGGTCCcaccacaattaagagttgctacgacccaaagtcgaaatatttataaacaaatctgtatcccacataaAAGTATATTCTGATAAATAactctgtctcccaaagaaatacgtatggagtttttgttccgtcttttgataaatcaaggtgaacaggaaccaattgataatccattattatgttcccgaagaacagcctagaaatatcaataacctcacactaacttaactatatggtagtagaacaagttattgtggaatcaaaaagaatgagacgaggggctttgtgattactttttatatcttacctatcagagataaatgtcgatccaatcttagagaagatagtacttgaaaaagcgggggtctaacaaccacacccaatatttcgattagcaatctgtatggacgaactctaatatacttgtaagagaatcaactagacattcagactcaatcttaataaaaagtatatcaaggagttaatatctctatctcttgatttgatctttactcaagcaaatagaaatctgtgatctttatcaaatacaaggataataaacttggatggtaccaaagaccaatatccaaggatcaatcaacaaccaaaggttggatttcactattgatcgatacaacacacaacatgtattatttcaattatataacaaaatataatgcggaatagaaataacacagacaccagaaattttgttaacgaggaaaccgcaaatgcagaaaaaccccggaacctagtccagattgaacaccacactgtattaatccgctacagacactagcctactacaaactaacttcggccaggactgtagttgaaccctaatcaatatcacactgattcaaggtacagttgcgctccttacatctctgatcccaacaggatactacacacttgattcccttagctgatctcacccacaaccaagagttgctacgacccaaagtcgaagcctttaataaaaaaatctgtatcacacaaaaaagtctacgataatagataaatatgtctcccacagataaacctacaagttttgttccgtcttttgataaaatcaaggtgaacatgaaccaatcgataacccggacttatattcccgaagaacaacctagaattatcaatcacctcatagtaatctaaatcgtatggtagcgaaactagatattgcggaatcacaaacgatgagacgaagatatttgtgatttctttttatcttgccctatcggagatataatctctagacaatcttacaattgaactcgtacgatagaaaatggaaagattagatcgctcaactacaagagaagtagtttcgtctggcttcacaatcccaatgaagtctttaactcgttaaccgacagggtctcgagaagaaacctacggttaaaggagaatcgactatggcaaaccaactagtatcacacatgaggtgtgggtattagtttttccagttgctagacgtctcctttatatagttttcaaatcagggtttgcaatccaagttaccttggtaacaaagcattcaatattcaccgttagatgaaaaacctgatttatccaagctaatatctttcaactgttagatcgaaacttagcttgtctcacacacaaatgaaatgtattcatttaggtttgagtaaccgtacctaaacgtgtacacttagttggttcacaaatagttaaccaatggttagtcatatgagcactttcatattaaccgcaTTCATCTTTttgataact encodes the following:
- the LOC113312247 gene encoding uncharacterized protein LOC113312247, producing MVWVRFPGLSLEFWKEIFLFTICRELGTPIKVDNATINCEVGYYANVLVEMDFAESIPNKIWIGTKFGGFYQDVLIPECPKFCSSCKIVGHLVTECRVEEHKRKAKKQTATQAPAKNQGTKNDNLIPFDICDTSETIVEDSVIHSIQPTNMVAETQGEQIPDTGRFCPLNTKSINEKLVEESVIMEVPKFLKLTEDNALQNSVVKYVNGTTGKVTDESIHVTSWANVVEKEIVSSLVTSLDEKVGCRSPNKTAMLDFINCLNNCELIQAPRTGLQHSWSNCQHGRNRILCNLDRVVFNQQWLQSYSDWGYKVGLRMVSDHAPLLGGCANIPKPKNAPKKFQKMWISHLNFLQVVSECWLEDVPVEAQNEYSSREVQESTLLKQKSRTKWIKEGAANSGFFHANLKIRKARNQISEIEDSNGNIISDQNKIADELVQFFVKKFEFKDVCIDDSLLDVIPQAITNEDQDMLEATPSAEEIKNTIFDMDPESSPWHIIQEDFIKFIQFCWDRKFIPKGLNSNFLVLLPKVQRAKTTSQFRPIGLSNKIFTKIITTRLSSVMGKLISPQQAAYVKGRSIHEQVLLAFELVNEMKKKRRGGNVGLKLDISQAYDSIGWAFLTKVLLKYGFSSSWCNWILTLLQSTKISILINSGPCGFFSVRRGLKQGDPLSPLLFVLMEDVLSRNITQLVESGKLTPMVIRRGIHPTHMFFADDVFIFCNGAKKSLDNLMSLLDRYQSSSGQVINKLKRKCFVDGVCEGKKHQIGERINMEITKFPDKYLGIIIAPGRVKSSMVWHLVEIFQSKLAAWKGRLFSFQDRLVLIKSVLCSVPLYNMAIYRWPTSVIKICEKIMRNFLWSGDSEVRKFKTLSWKKMGMAKLKSDIRWCVGDGSSISIWFDTWYENSPIIDDIGLTNFVKANINMKVKDLLDGRAWNIPDELLHYFNSSSLPEVSGENDIMIWSGNIKGIFSTSSVVEKIRLRTPKVPWQSFIWKSFLHPTIASNIWKLQPKIYVDDDIMRKNGLEMVSRCCVCKEEQDCMNHTLWNCNFSVQIWSWICSIFDFSKPTSFEDICKAAQRNSPLVKEIWMTAACATMKELWFQRNKKLFEEVEPDLNSFKCRIWKLVHEGGCKMKGSRWGQAYDQQIIEFFKLGIRFSKYSCIKACHWSPPKHGYLLFCCDGSSFGNPRNAGFGIIVRDYEARILQNW